A single genomic interval of Oncorhynchus tshawytscha isolate Ot180627B linkage group LG15, Otsh_v2.0, whole genome shotgun sequence harbors:
- the LOC121838609 gene encoding zinc finger and SCAN domain-containing protein 5B-like isoform X1 has product MKPQSKTNTGIKRETSMSAQARPSKTAGEGEVSLSFQDELAATIHGAFEVAVEIAVLEVTKLVGQALGDVRDQMHETLRESKSLKQRLQKTEQELNAARQCVETTRGVSPQGQFSTSPLYNNNLAKTQKQSKDNELNIKSSYSLDEYGYEIVEAEVSSERQKDHGSFSEISEDGRVCSQDLHPASREQSIPHHDLLKEVGEEASSLCMDHKASAESISHSGLETTFGDNDPSPLHVVVQSLETEQVRVKEENGSGSGSGSSFDSVVKEDFGPDSLSLVQSKMLEEWKPDPLDLQISDALLPGTSHSLSHPHMVNTDVPQLTAPTASALPAFSSQFPNNLFQPREAAAPIIPVAPPQIYGVQIRTNPNPTIPHPNPNPTIPHPSHICKLCGQGFHQPSELRRHHTQAHPKRQVFPPGQSPYHCSECDRDFNRLENLKTHLRIHTGERPYTCSVCSMRFRHSGALTRHFRIHTGEKPYVCGQCGKTFRNCGGLRFHQRSHSRQGQC; this is encoded by the exons ATGAAGCCTCAGTCAAAAACTAACACAGGGATCAAAAGGGAGACTTCAATGTCAGCCCAAGCTCGCCCCTCGAAAACCGCTGGAGAGGGTGAGGTATCGCTCTCTTTCCAGGACGAACTggcggcgacgatccacggtgcGTTCGAAGTGGCTGTGGAAATTGCCGTATTAGAAGTCACTAAACTGGTAGGTCAAGCGCTCGGGGATGTCCGCGATCAGATGCACGAAACCCTACGGGAAAGCAAGTCTCTTAAACAACGCTTGCAAAAAACCGAGCAAGAGTTGAATGCTGCGCGTCAATGTGTGGAAACAACGAGAGGTGTAAGTCCGCAGGGACAGTTCTCGACAAGTCCTCTCTACAACAACAACTTAGCAAAGACTCAAAAGCAGTCAAAGGACAACGAATTAAATATAAAGTCCTCATATTCATTGGACGAATATGGATATGAAATTGTGGAGGCAGAGGTCAGTAGTGAACGACAGAAAGACCATGGTTCTTTCAGTGAAATCAGCGAGGATGGTCGGGTGTGTTCCCAAGACCTACACCCAGCTTCAAGAGAACAGTCTATCCCTCATCATGACCTGCTTAAAG AAGTCGGGGAAGAGGCCTCCAGTTTGTGTATGGACCACAAGGCAAGTGCAGAAAGCATCAGTCATAGTGGTCTAGAAACAACATTTGGAGATAATGACCCATCACCACTTCACGTAGTGGTCCAGAGCCTTGAGACGGAGCAAGTTAGAGTGAAGGAGGAGAACGGCTCTGGTTCCGGCTCTGGTTCTAGTTTTGACTCTGTGGTAAAAGAAGACTTCGGTCCTGATAGTCTGTCTCTGGTTCAGTCCAAGATGTTAGAGGAGTGGAAACCGGACCCTTTGGACTTACAGATCTCTGACGCTCTGCTTCCTGGAACCAGCCATAGTCTGT ctcacCCTCATATGGTCAACACAGATGTTCCACAACTGACTGCCCCAACAGCCAGTGCCCTTCCAGCCTTCTCCTCCCAGTTCCCCAACAACCTCTTCCAACCAAGAGAGGCAGCAGCTCCCATCATCCCTGTTGCCCCACCTCAGATCTATGGAGTCCAGATCAGAACCAACCCTAATcccaccatcccccaccccaaccctaatcccaccatcccccaccccagCCACATCTGCAAACTCTGTGGCCAGGGCTTCCACCAGCCCAGCGAGCTCCGTAGACACCACACCCAGGCCCACCCCAAGCGTCAGGTCTTCCCCCCTGGCCAGAGCCCTTACCACTGCAGCGAGTGTGACCGGGATTTCAACCGTCTGGAGAACCTGAAGACTCACCTGAGAATCCACACTGGAGAGAGACCCTATACCTGCTCGGTGTGCTCCATGCGCTTTCGCCACTCGGGGGCGCTCACCCGGCATTTCCGCATACACACTGGGGAGAAGCCGTACGTCTGCGGTCAGTGCGGAAAGACATTCCGGAACTGTGGGGGACTCCGGTTCCACCAGCGCTCCCATAGTAGACAGGGACAGTGCTAG
- the LOC121838609 gene encoding zinc finger protein 528-like isoform X3, which yields MRARGICEISEDGRVCSQDLHPASREQSIPHHDLLKEVGEEASSLCMDHKASAESISHSGLETTFGDNDPSPLHVVVQSLETEQVRVKEENGSGSGSGSSFDSVVKEDFGPDSLSLVQSKMLEEWKPDPLDLQISDALLPGTSHSLSHPHMVNTDVPQLTAPTASALPAFSSQFPNNLFQPREAAAPIIPVAPPQIYGVQIRTNPNPTIPHPNPNPTIPHPSHICKLCGQGFHQPSELRRHHTQAHPKRQVFPPGQSPYHCSECDRDFNRLENLKTHLRIHTGERPYTCSVCSMRFRHSGALTRHFRIHTGEKPYVCGQCGKTFRNCGGLRFHQRSHSRQGQC from the exons ATGAGAGCGCGGGGAATATG TGAAATCAGCGAGGATGGTCGGGTGTGTTCCCAAGACCTACACCCAGCTTCAAGAGAACAGTCTATCCCTCATCATGACCTGCTTAAAG AAGTCGGGGAAGAGGCCTCCAGTTTGTGTATGGACCACAAGGCAAGTGCAGAAAGCATCAGTCATAGTGGTCTAGAAACAACATTTGGAGATAATGACCCATCACCACTTCACGTAGTGGTCCAGAGCCTTGAGACGGAGCAAGTTAGAGTGAAGGAGGAGAACGGCTCTGGTTCCGGCTCTGGTTCTAGTTTTGACTCTGTGGTAAAAGAAGACTTCGGTCCTGATAGTCTGTCTCTGGTTCAGTCCAAGATGTTAGAGGAGTGGAAACCGGACCCTTTGGACTTACAGATCTCTGACGCTCTGCTTCCTGGAACCAGCCATAGTCTGT ctcacCCTCATATGGTCAACACAGATGTTCCACAACTGACTGCCCCAACAGCCAGTGCCCTTCCAGCCTTCTCCTCCCAGTTCCCCAACAACCTCTTCCAACCAAGAGAGGCAGCAGCTCCCATCATCCCTGTTGCCCCACCTCAGATCTATGGAGTCCAGATCAGAACCAACCCTAATcccaccatcccccaccccaaccctaatcccaccatcccccaccccagCCACATCTGCAAACTCTGTGGCCAGGGCTTCCACCAGCCCAGCGAGCTCCGTAGACACCACACCCAGGCCCACCCCAAGCGTCAGGTCTTCCCCCCTGGCCAGAGCCCTTACCACTGCAGCGAGTGTGACCGGGATTTCAACCGTCTGGAGAACCTGAAGACTCACCTGAGAATCCACACTGGAGAGAGACCCTATACCTGCTCGGTGTGCTCCATGCGCTTTCGCCACTCGGGGGCGCTCACCCGGCATTTCCGCATACACACTGGGGAGAAGCCGTACGTCTGCGGTCAGTGCGGAAAGACATTCCGGAACTGTGGGGGACTCCGGTTCCACCAGCGCTCCCATAGTAGACAGGGACAGTGCTAG
- the LOC112236535 gene encoding protein c-ets-1-A, which produces MDWSAYEVDPLDVPPLTPTSKEVLSQAIRATFAGFAQESSRMHFPQDPKLWSEWEVNHWLDWCQAEFGLQSLGSDWRGLPGSELCTLDREAFLDLSSDYTAGEILWEHLETMRRDCEYDRGSSLVLCTLNSLCQSQMNQDSYVDHVQLMDKQNHHGQLSHLPIEPPQLLTLDPVTVRYQDYHRVKQEGPYRNHLSSVALLPDLDRTECDSEFGTLHYEDTDITASLSLTRPTQGVEESISEDPFNLPPPHRSFKEFIGDKTDLGRAVVPAGILSAYTGSGPIQLWQFLLELLIDRSCQSFIIWTGDGWEFKLTDPDEVAQLWGRRKNKPKMNYEKLSRGLRYYYDKNIIHKNAGKRYVYRFVCDLQGLLGYEPWELHAMLDITAKGGHE; this is translated from the exons ATGGACTGGAGCGCTTACG AGGTAGACCCACTGGatgtccctcctctcacccccaccAGTAAGGAGGTCCTGAGCCAGGCGATAAGGGCCACCTTCGCTGGCTTCGCCCAGGAGAGTAGCCGTATGCACTTCCCACAAG ACCCTAAACTGTGGTCAGAGTGGGAGGTGAACCACTGGTTAGACTGGTGCCAGGCTGAGTTCGGGCTCCAAAGCCTGGGCTCGGATTGGAGAGGGCTGCCTGGGAGTGAGCTCTGTACCCTGGACAGAGAGGCCTTCCTGGACCTGAGCTCTGACTACACAGCAGGAGAGATCCTCTGGGAACATCTGGAAACTATGCGCAGAG ATTGTGAATATGATCGTGGTTCCTCTCTAGTCCTTTGCACGTTGAATTCTCTCTGCCAGTCGCAAATGAACCAAG ACAGTTATGTGGACCATGTGCAGCTCATGGACAAGCAGAATCACCATGGTCAGTTATCCCATCTCCCAATAGAACCCCCACAGCTTCTGACCCTTGACCCTGTGACTGTGAGATATCAGGACTACCACCGGGTCAAACAGGAAGGACCTTACAGAAACCACCTGTCCTCTGTCGCTCTGCTCCCAGACCTTGACAGGACAG AGTGTGATTCTGAGTTTGGGACCCTGCATTATGAGGACACGGACATCACCGCTTCTCTGTCCTTGACTAGACCAACGCAGGGTGTGGAAGAGTCCATCTCTGAGGACCCCTTCAATTTGCCACCCCCACACAGGAGCTTCAAAGAGTTTATAGGGGACAAGACTGATCTGGGTAGAGCTGTGGTTCCAGCAGGCATTCTGTCTGCTTATACTG GCAGTGGTCCCATTCAGCTGTGGCAGTTTCTATTGGAGCTCCTCATTGACCgcagctgtcaatcattcatAATTTGGACAGGGGATGGATGGGAGTTTAAACTGACAGATCCTGACGAG GTGGCCCAGCTATGGGGCCGGAGGAAGAACAAGCCTAAGATGAACTACGAGAAGTTGAGTCGAGGCCTGCGCTACTACTACGACAAGAACATCATCCACAAGAACGCTGGCAAGCGCTACGTCTACCGTTTCGTCTGTGACCTGCAAGGCCTGCTGGGATACGAACCCTGGGAACTGCACGCCATGTTGGATATCACGGCCAAAGGCGGCCATGAGTGA
- the LOC121838609 gene encoding zinc finger and SCAN domain-containing protein 5B-like isoform X2, translated as MKPQSKTNTGIKRETSMSAQARPSKTAGEGEVSLSFQDELAATIHGAFEVAVEIAVLEVTKLVGQALGDVRDQMHETLRESKSLKQRLQKTEQELNAARQCVETTRGVSPQGQFSTSPLYNNNLAKTQKQSKDNELNIKSSYSLDEYGYEIVEAEVSSERQKDHGSFSEISEDGRVCSQDLHPASREQSIPHHDLLKVGEEASSLCMDHKASAESISHSGLETTFGDNDPSPLHVVVQSLETEQVRVKEENGSGSGSGSSFDSVVKEDFGPDSLSLVQSKMLEEWKPDPLDLQISDALLPGTSHSLSHPHMVNTDVPQLTAPTASALPAFSSQFPNNLFQPREAAAPIIPVAPPQIYGVQIRTNPNPTIPHPNPNPTIPHPSHICKLCGQGFHQPSELRRHHTQAHPKRQVFPPGQSPYHCSECDRDFNRLENLKTHLRIHTGERPYTCSVCSMRFRHSGALTRHFRIHTGEKPYVCGQCGKTFRNCGGLRFHQRSHSRQGQC; from the exons ATGAAGCCTCAGTCAAAAACTAACACAGGGATCAAAAGGGAGACTTCAATGTCAGCCCAAGCTCGCCCCTCGAAAACCGCTGGAGAGGGTGAGGTATCGCTCTCTTTCCAGGACGAACTggcggcgacgatccacggtgcGTTCGAAGTGGCTGTGGAAATTGCCGTATTAGAAGTCACTAAACTGGTAGGTCAAGCGCTCGGGGATGTCCGCGATCAGATGCACGAAACCCTACGGGAAAGCAAGTCTCTTAAACAACGCTTGCAAAAAACCGAGCAAGAGTTGAATGCTGCGCGTCAATGTGTGGAAACAACGAGAGGTGTAAGTCCGCAGGGACAGTTCTCGACAAGTCCTCTCTACAACAACAACTTAGCAAAGACTCAAAAGCAGTCAAAGGACAACGAATTAAATATAAAGTCCTCATATTCATTGGACGAATATGGATATGAAATTGTGGAGGCAGAGGTCAGTAGTGAACGACAGAAAGACCATGGTTCTTTCAGTGAAATCAGCGAGGATGGTCGGGTGTGTTCCCAAGACCTACACCCAGCTTCAAGAGAACAGTCTATCCCTCATCATGACCTGCTTAAAG TCGGGGAAGAGGCCTCCAGTTTGTGTATGGACCACAAGGCAAGTGCAGAAAGCATCAGTCATAGTGGTCTAGAAACAACATTTGGAGATAATGACCCATCACCACTTCACGTAGTGGTCCAGAGCCTTGAGACGGAGCAAGTTAGAGTGAAGGAGGAGAACGGCTCTGGTTCCGGCTCTGGTTCTAGTTTTGACTCTGTGGTAAAAGAAGACTTCGGTCCTGATAGTCTGTCTCTGGTTCAGTCCAAGATGTTAGAGGAGTGGAAACCGGACCCTTTGGACTTACAGATCTCTGACGCTCTGCTTCCTGGAACCAGCCATAGTCTGT ctcacCCTCATATGGTCAACACAGATGTTCCACAACTGACTGCCCCAACAGCCAGTGCCCTTCCAGCCTTCTCCTCCCAGTTCCCCAACAACCTCTTCCAACCAAGAGAGGCAGCAGCTCCCATCATCCCTGTTGCCCCACCTCAGATCTATGGAGTCCAGATCAGAACCAACCCTAATcccaccatcccccaccccaaccctaatcccaccatcccccaccccagCCACATCTGCAAACTCTGTGGCCAGGGCTTCCACCAGCCCAGCGAGCTCCGTAGACACCACACCCAGGCCCACCCCAAGCGTCAGGTCTTCCCCCCTGGCCAGAGCCCTTACCACTGCAGCGAGTGTGACCGGGATTTCAACCGTCTGGAGAACCTGAAGACTCACCTGAGAATCCACACTGGAGAGAGACCCTATACCTGCTCGGTGTGCTCCATGCGCTTTCGCCACTCGGGGGCGCTCACCCGGCATTTCCGCATACACACTGGGGAGAAGCCGTACGTCTGCGGTCAGTGCGGAAAGACATTCCGGAACTGTGGGGGACTCCGGTTCCACCAGCGCTCCCATAGTAGACAGGGACAGTGCTAG